The proteins below come from a single Deltaproteobacteria bacterium genomic window:
- the guaB gene encoding IMP dehydrogenase encodes MGELADIEEGLTFDDILLVPAESQVLPQEVDVSTRLTNSISLNVPLLSAAMDTVTESRTAISMAQEGGVGVIHRNLAISAQVAEVDKVKKSESGMIVDPITMEPEHKIYEALEVMRRYRISGVPVTKNGKLMGILTNRDLRFEKRLDAEISTVMTKENLVTVPERITLEESKEILHKHRIEKLLVVDEENNLKGLITIKDIEKMESHPYACKDYLGRLRVGAAVGVGKDLEERAQVLIEAGVDVVVVDSAHGHSRGVIEAVKWIRREFPACQIVAGNVATEEGAAALIEAGADAIKVGVGPGSICTTRVIAGIGVPQITAIMKAAKVARRHKIPLIADGGVKYSGDVAKAIAAGADTVMIGNLFAGTDESPGEMVLYQGRSYKVYRGMGSLEAMREGSKDRYFQGDVEEGKLVPEGIEGRVPYRGSLSFCIHQLIGGLKAGMGYVGCRNIKDLKEKTSFIKISGAGLREGHVHDVIITKEAPNYRLE; translated from the coding sequence ATGGGAGAACTGGCAGATATAGAGGAGGGTTTGACCTTTGACGATATCCTCTTGGTCCCCGCGGAATCACAAGTTCTTCCTCAAGAGGTAGACGTCAGCACCAGGCTCACCAATTCTATCAGTCTTAATGTCCCCCTGTTGAGTGCGGCCATGGATACGGTCACCGAGTCCAGGACGGCCATCAGCATGGCCCAGGAGGGGGGTGTAGGTGTTATTCATCGCAACCTCGCCATCTCGGCCCAGGTGGCTGAGGTGGACAAGGTGAAAAAGTCCGAGAGTGGCATGATCGTCGACCCCATCACCATGGAACCTGAACATAAGATATACGAGGCCCTGGAGGTGATGAGAAGGTATAGGATCTCAGGGGTCCCTGTTACCAAAAACGGCAAGTTGATGGGGATCCTGACCAATCGTGACCTGAGGTTTGAGAAAAGGCTGGATGCAGAGATCTCCACGGTGATGACGAAAGAGAACTTGGTGACCGTCCCCGAAAGGATCACCTTAGAGGAGTCAAAGGAGATCCTTCACAAGCACCGGATAGAGAAGTTGCTGGTGGTGGATGAGGAGAACAATCTAAAGGGGCTGATTACCATCAAGGACATCGAGAAGATGGAGAGCCATCCCTATGCCTGTAAGGATTATCTGGGCCGCCTCAGGGTAGGTGCCGCCGTAGGGGTGGGGAAGGACTTAGAGGAGAGGGCTCAGGTCCTGATCGAGGCAGGGGTAGATGTAGTTGTGGTCGATTCCGCTCACGGGCACTCCCGGGGGGTGATCGAGGCGGTGAAATGGATTCGCAGGGAGTTCCCGGCCTGTCAGATCGTCGCCGGTAATGTGGCAACCGAAGAAGGGGCGGCTGCCCTGATCGAAGCGGGGGCCGATGCCATCAAGGTAGGGGTGGGTCCCGGATCCATATGTACCACCCGGGTGATAGCAGGGATTGGGGTGCCGCAGATAACGGCGATCATGAAGGCCGCCAAGGTAGCCCGAAGGCACAAAATCCCTCTTATCGCTGATGGGGGAGTGAAATACTCCGGTGATGTAGCCAAGGCAATAGCTGCCGGGGCGGACACGGTGATGATCGGTAACCTCTTCGCTGGTACAGATGAGAGTCCTGGAGAGATGGTCCTCTATCAAGGGCGCAGTTACAAGGTCTACCGTGGAATGGGTTCCCTTGAGGCCATGCGAGAGGGGAGTAAAGACAGATACTTCCAGGGTGATGTGGAGGAAGGAAAATTGGTCCCCGAGGGGATAGAGGGTAGAGTACCTTACAGGGGGTCCCTCTCCTTCTGCATTCATCAGTTGATCGGGGGCTTAAAGGCGGGTATGGGCTATGTAGGGTGCAGAAATATTAAAGACTTGAAAGAAAAAACCAGTTTTATTAAGATAAGCGGCGCAGGTTTGCGCGAAGGCCATGTCCACGATGTAATCATAACCAAGGAGGCCCCAAATTATCGCCTTGAATAG